From Leptotrichia wadei, one genomic window encodes:
- a CDS encoding ATP-binding protein, with the protein METQGIREAIQEMLRKKGLTSTMIISQTTQRDSMTGISAPSVSASIFKEKEIEKYMGLSKLMEQDWHKRFENAEVKSTKEMEFKKSFEKYCKNFEIIKQKGLGILMSGNPGTGKTYYTTCIMNVLNQKYLVYKTTLSDLLEEIRKSYKSFENENDDFLFSRLSKAELIIFDDLGNEFLSDWGKEKMFMILNFIYENNKPLIINTNLDAKQLSSFFNINGSDKLLDRIRSKCKTYIFSWESRRKDLYKKDFEELY; encoded by the coding sequence ATGGAAACACAAGGAATAAGAGAAGCTATACAGGAAATGCTGAGAAAAAAGGGTTTGACAAGCACAATGATTATAAGCCAGACTACTCAAAGGGATTCGATGACTGGAATTAGTGCTCCAAGTGTATCAGCTAGTATTTTTAAAGAGAAAGAAATTGAAAAATATATGGGCTTATCAAAATTAATGGAACAGGATTGGCATAAGAGATTTGAAAATGCAGAAGTCAAATCAACCAAGGAAATGGAATTTAAAAAGTCATTTGAGAAGTATTGCAAAAACTTTGAAATAATCAAACAAAAAGGGCTTGGGATATTAATGAGCGGTAATCCTGGAACTGGCAAAACTTATTATACAACTTGCATAATGAATGTTTTGAATCAAAAATATCTTGTTTACAAGACAACTTTATCTGATTTGCTAGAAGAAATCAGAAAAAGCTATAAAAGTTTTGAAAATGAGAATGATGATTTTTTATTCAGCAGATTATCCAAAGCGGAATTGATAATTTTTGATGACCTGGGAAATGAATTTTTAAGCGACTGGGGAAAAGAAAAAATGTTTATGATCCTGAATTTCATTTATGAGAACAATAAGCCTCTAATAATAAACACAAATTTAGATGCTAAGCAATTATCAAGTTTTTTTAACATAAACGGCAGCGATAAATTATTAGACAGAATCCGCAGTAAATGTAAAACATATATTTTTAGCTGGGAAAGCCGAAGAAAAGATTTATACAAAAAAGACTTTGAGGAATTATATTAG
- a CDS encoding nucleoside triphosphate pyrophosphohydrolase family protein — protein sequence MINAEILDLKKMDIRYLEKMKKLVKEFYVAFGQEKYLNKEVYRATSIERMKLRNRLFDEELKEFLEAETDVEKLDAICDMYYIAIGTTLELGAYGNQFFVIDYYKQRTWFNDELILEAFEEVHRSNMSKLENGEAVFREDGKIIKGKNYFRPNLKQFIE from the coding sequence ATGATAAATGCAGAAATATTAGATTTAAAAAAAATGGATATAAGATATTTGGAGAAAATGAAAAAACTTGTCAAGGAGTTCTATGTGGCTTTTGGACAAGAGAAATATCTGAACAAGGAAGTATATAGAGCAACAAGCATTGAGCGGATGAAATTAAGAAATAGATTGTTTGATGAAGAACTAAAGGAATTTTTAGAAGCTGAGACAGATGTAGAGAAATTAGATGCTATTTGTGATATGTATTATATAGCGATAGGCACAACACTTGAACTAGGGGCATACGGCAACCAGTTTTTTGTAATTGATTATTACAAACAAAGAACTTGGTTTAACGATGAACTAATTTTGGAAGCATTCGAGGAAGTCCACAGAAGCAATATGTCAAAACTTGAAAATGGAGAAGCTGTTTTCAGGGAAGATGGAAAGATAATAAAAGGTAAAAATTATTTTAGACCTAATTTGAAACAATTTATTGAATAA
- a CDS encoding Rha family transcriptional regulator, translated as MNELINIEAKNTLTSLEVAEITGKDHKSILRDIRDEIDKLGEERGRLILCRLNIRIILTENSLPFY; from the coding sequence ATGAACGAATTAATAAACATAGAAGCTAAAAATACATTGACAAGTTTAGAAGTGGCGGAAATAACAGGAAAAGATCACAAAAGTATTTTAAGAGATATCAGGGATGAAATAGATAAATTGGGAGAAGAAAGAGGTCGGCTCATTTTGTGCCGACTGAATATACGGATAATTTTAACAGAAAACAGCCTGCCTTTTTATTAA
- a CDS encoding ORF6C domain-containing protein, with amino-acid sequence MPTEYTDNFNRKQPAFLLNYKGVLQLGARYNAETRFKLIEKIEQLQKPMTVEDMIILQANEMKSVKHRIDIVENKVDNEIRIDHTEQRKLQKAVSIRVFQRLDVVDAERKLMFSAIYRDLKDRFGVASYRDVKRKDLKNALLYVQNWIEKAELRN; translated from the coding sequence GTGCCGACTGAATATACGGATAATTTTAACAGAAAACAGCCTGCCTTTTTATTAAATTACAAAGGTGTCTTGCAGCTTGGAGCAAGATATAATGCTGAAACAAGGTTTAAGCTTATCGAAAAAATCGAACAGCTTCAAAAACCAATGACAGTAGAAGATATGATCATATTGCAGGCAAATGAAATGAAGAGCGTTAAGCATAGAATTGACATCGTGGAAAACAAAGTTGATAACGAGATAAGAATAGATCATACAGAACAAAGAAAGTTACAAAAAGCAGTATCTATAAGAGTATTTCAAAGACTTGACGTAGTAGATGCAGAAAGAAAATTAATGTTTTCAGCAATATACAGAGATTTGAAAGACAGATTTGGAGTTGCGAGTTACCGTGATGTGAAGAGAAAAGATTTGAAAAATGCCTTACTGTATGTTCAGAACTGGATAGAAAAAGCAGAATTGAGGAATTGA